From the genome of Thermoflexus hugenholtzii, one region includes:
- a CDS encoding CPBP family intramembrane glutamic endopeptidase — translation MRTDLPRRYLLFPFLSVLATSLTLAGLRAAGLPPERAALALGIRDPALLRVLLYALWAAATAWALVRILRREGIGLADLGWRGRLSPDAIGLAVLGAWAAAMIWLPFDALRQALGIPLYWDPAQRGFIQPASIPEFATAALAGLILVPPAEETMFRGYVLPALEGRIGRLGALLLHNVLFALYHGAIGPGLVLYIFFWSFFPALLYLRYRSIYPPVLMHFLNNIWVDLLVPILFSGR, via the coding sequence ATGCGCACCGACCTTCCGCGCCGCTATCTTCTCTTCCCCTTCCTCAGCGTCCTCGCCACCTCCTTGACCCTCGCCGGCCTCCGCGCCGCGGGTCTCCCTCCGGAGAGAGCGGCCCTGGCCCTCGGGATCCGCGATCCGGCCCTGTTGCGCGTGCTGCTCTACGCGTTGTGGGCCGCTGCCACCGCGTGGGCCCTCGTGCGGATCCTCCGTCGGGAAGGCATCGGCCTTGCAGATCTGGGATGGCGGGGGAGGCTCTCCCCGGACGCCATCGGGCTGGCCGTTCTGGGGGCATGGGCGGCCGCGATGATCTGGCTGCCCTTCGACGCCCTGCGGCAAGCCCTCGGCATCCCCCTCTACTGGGATCCCGCGCAACGGGGCTTCATCCAGCCCGCCTCCATCCCGGAATTCGCAACAGCGGCCCTGGCCGGCCTGATCCTGGTCCCCCCGGCTGAGGAGACCATGTTCCGGGGATATGTGCTCCCGGCCCTGGAAGGACGCATCGGCCGTCTCGGGGCGCTGCTCCTGCATAACGTTCTCTTCGCCCTTTATCACGGCGCCATCGGGCCCGGCCTCGTCCTCTATATCTTCTTCTGGTCCTTCTTCCCCGCCCTGCTCTATCTGCGTTATCGCTCCATTTATCCGCCTGTGCTGATGCACTTTCTCAACAACATCTGGGTGGACCTGCTGGTCCCAATTCTCTTCAGCGGGAGGTGA
- the lpdA gene encoding dihydrolipoyl dehydrogenase produces the protein MPQYDVVIIGGGPGGYVAAIRAAQLGLKAALVEREHLGGICLNWGCIPTKALLRNAEVIELLRRGEEFGFSFENLKVDYEAAYRRSRQVADRLVRGVQFLMRKNRIDVYEGEGRLRSASQVEVRPTQGTAVGGQRFEGVLEAKYIVLATGARPRLLPGLSLDPPRVITYRQALELKQVPRSIVIIGAGPIGLEFAYLFRVYGAEVTLIEMLPHLAPLEDEEISVELEKQFTRMGIRFMTNTRVEAVRAAGEGVAVEAGGQILQAETVLVAIGVQPNTEDLGLEAVGVQVERGAVVVNDFLQTSVPNIYAIGDLTGKLALAHVASAQGIVAVEHIAAREGKGPMPPALDYLAMPRCTYCRPQIASMGLTEKQAKEQGYTVKVGKFPFQANGKALAFGEHAGFVKLVVDAKYGEILGVHMIGPEVTELLPELVLARTAELTPEEIVRAVHAHPTLSEALAEAAHAALGAAIHI, from the coding sequence ATGCCGCAGTATGACGTGGTGATCATCGGAGGCGGGCCGGGGGGGTATGTGGCGGCCATCCGGGCGGCCCAGCTGGGCCTGAAGGCGGCCCTGGTCGAGCGGGAGCACCTGGGTGGCATCTGCCTGAACTGGGGCTGCATCCCCACCAAGGCCTTGCTGCGCAACGCCGAGGTCATCGAACTCCTGCGCCGGGGAGAGGAGTTCGGGTTCTCTTTTGAGAACCTGAAGGTGGACTACGAGGCGGCCTACCGCCGCAGCCGTCAGGTGGCGGACCGCCTGGTGCGGGGCGTCCAGTTCCTGATGCGCAAGAACCGCATTGATGTTTACGAAGGGGAAGGCCGCCTGCGCTCGGCCAGCCAAGTGGAGGTCCGCCCCACCCAGGGGACAGCGGTGGGCGGCCAGCGCTTCGAGGGCGTCCTGGAGGCCAAATACATCGTTCTGGCCACCGGGGCGCGGCCGCGGCTGCTGCCCGGCCTCTCCCTGGATCCGCCCCGGGTGATCACCTACCGCCAGGCCCTGGAGTTGAAGCAGGTCCCCCGTTCCATCGTCATCATTGGGGCCGGCCCCATCGGCCTGGAGTTCGCTTATCTCTTCCGGGTCTACGGCGCGGAGGTCACCCTGATCGAGATGCTGCCGCACCTTGCGCCCCTGGAGGACGAGGAGATCAGCGTCGAGCTGGAGAAGCAGTTCACCCGCATGGGGATTCGCTTCATGACGAACACGCGGGTGGAGGCGGTGCGAGCGGCAGGCGAGGGGGTGGCCGTAGAGGCCGGCGGCCAGATCCTCCAGGCGGAGACCGTGCTGGTGGCCATCGGCGTCCAGCCGAACACAGAGGACCTGGGCCTGGAGGCGGTGGGGGTCCAGGTGGAGCGCGGGGCGGTGGTGGTGAACGATTTCCTGCAGACCTCAGTGCCGAACATCTACGCCATCGGCGACCTCACCGGGAAGCTGGCCCTGGCCCACGTGGCCTCGGCCCAGGGGATCGTGGCCGTCGAGCACATCGCTGCCCGGGAGGGAAAGGGGCCTATGCCGCCGGCCCTGGATTACCTGGCCATGCCTCGTTGCACCTACTGCCGCCCGCAGATCGCCTCCATGGGGTTAACGGAGAAGCAGGCCAAAGAACAGGGATACACCGTGAAGGTGGGGAAGTTTCCCTTCCAGGCTAACGGCAAGGCCCTGGCCTTCGGGGAGCACGCGGGGTTCGTCAAGCTGGTCGTGGACGCCAAATACGGTGAGATCCTGGGGGTTCACATGATCGGCCCGGAGGTCACCGAGCTGCTGCCGGAGCTGGTCCTGGCCCGCACCGCGGAGCTCACCCCCGAGGAGATCGTCCGCGCCGTCCACGCCCATCCCACCCTCAGCGAGGCGCTGGCCGAGGCGGCCCACGCGGCCCTGGGGGCGGCCATCCACATTTAA
- a CDS encoding glycerophosphodiester phosphodiesterase family protein: MTFFRTDRPLILAHRGASRIAPENTLVAFRLALEQGADGLELDVQLSRDGVPVVFHDPELSRTTDGRGRISEKTLAELRTLDAGKWFDPRFAGERIPTLEEVFEAFGDRALYNIELKAFGVQDDGLVQAVVACIRRYGLTHRTLLSSFNPLTLRRAWRLAPEIPRGLLVDLDLPLPLRRAWLAFLAPHQARHLSFRMIDERTVSWCRRRGLAVVAWTVNDLQEAERLIRLRVDALITDDPALLVRFLGVQ, from the coding sequence ATGACGTTTTTCCGAACGGATCGACCGCTCATCCTCGCTCATCGGGGAGCCTCCCGGATCGCCCCGGAGAACACGCTGGTGGCTTTCCGCCTGGCCCTGGAGCAGGGCGCCGACGGGCTGGAGCTGGATGTCCAGCTCTCTCGGGACGGCGTCCCGGTGGTGTTCCACGATCCGGAATTAAGCCGCACCACGGATGGCCGCGGCCGGATCTCGGAGAAGACGCTGGCGGAGCTTCGGACGCTGGACGCGGGAAAATGGTTCGATCCTCGCTTCGCCGGGGAGCGGATCCCCACGCTGGAGGAAGTTTTCGAGGCCTTCGGGGATCGGGCCCTTTACAACATCGAGCTGAAGGCCTTCGGGGTGCAGGACGATGGGCTGGTGCAGGCGGTGGTGGCATGCATTCGGCGCTACGGGCTGACCCATCGGACGCTGCTTTCATCCTTCAATCCGCTGACCCTGCGCCGGGCCTGGCGCTTGGCGCCGGAGATCCCCCGTGGGCTTCTGGTGGATCTCGATCTCCCCCTCCCGTTGCGCCGGGCCTGGCTGGCCTTCCTCGCCCCTCATCAGGCTCGCCATCTCTCGTTCCGCATGATCGATGAGCGAACGGTCTCCTGGTGTCGGCGGCGCGGCCTGGCGGTGGTGGCCTGGACCGTGAACGACCTCCAGGAAGCGGAGCGTCTGATCCGCCTAAGGGTGGACGCCCTGATCACCGATGATCCGGCCCTCCTGGTCCGTTTTCTTGGGGTTCAATGA
- a CDS encoding nucleotidyltransferase domain-containing protein: MPRGWQEVVPGIRIHMGRLRRAARALGLQVIFLFGSRARGRPHGASDVDLAVRAASPRWRDWRWQLRCIRELAEAVEGAEVDVAFLNQASLELLWEACQGILLYEDQPLRGASLRSYALRLYEDHEKLRRAALRALRRSHGRPKASRRSAR, from the coding sequence ATGCCGCGAGGGTGGCAGGAGGTCGTCCCCGGCATACGGATCCATATGGGCCGGCTGCGCCGGGCGGCGCGCGCCCTGGGGCTCCAGGTGATCTTCCTGTTCGGCTCCCGGGCCCGAGGCCGGCCTCACGGGGCCAGCGACGTGGATCTGGCGGTGCGCGCAGCGTCCCCGCGCTGGCGGGACTGGCGGTGGCAGCTCCGGTGCATCCGGGAGCTGGCGGAGGCTGTGGAGGGCGCAGAGGTGGACGTCGCCTTCCTGAACCAGGCTTCCCTGGAGCTGCTCTGGGAGGCGTGTCAGGGCATCCTCCTCTATGAGGACCAGCCCCTGCGGGGGGCTTCCCTTCGCTCCTATGCGTTGCGCCTCTATGAAGACCACGAGAAGCTGCGCCGCGCAGCCCTCCGCGCGCTGAGGCGAAGCCATGGCCGCCCGAAAGCCTCACGGCGTTCTGCTCGCTAA
- a CDS encoding saccharopine dehydrogenase family protein, protein MAFRYAVIGAGMQGTAAAYDLARFGDTVEIRLADQDPIRAERAAARLNRLLGRPLVQPAVLDVRDEEAAVAFLRTADAAISAVPYRFNPLLARAALRARTSLCDLGGHLPTTREVLALDEAAREAGISLIPDCGLMPGLGNTLAVYAMRRMDQPRHVRIWCGGLPQRPKGPLGYQLFFHIAGLTAEYTGKAVFLRQGRIVEVEALSEPETVTFPPPVGTCEAFVTSGGTSTCPWSFQGILETYEEKTVRYPGHLERIRLLAELGFLETEPVEVDGVRVIPREVFHRLVEPRLQFPEDPADVVVLRVTCEGSHRGEPMTLTLDLMDFYDPETGFTAMERTTGGHAAVVATMMARGQTPKGALPVERAVDPEIFLTEWLRRGIPIRETVQRPLQPVREAA, encoded by the coding sequence ATGGCCTTCCGCTATGCAGTGATCGGCGCGGGGATGCAGGGCACGGCCGCCGCTTACGATCTGGCCCGCTTCGGGGACACGGTGGAGATCCGGCTGGCGGATCAGGATCCCATTCGGGCCGAACGCGCCGCCGCGCGCCTCAACCGCCTCCTCGGCCGTCCCCTGGTGCAACCTGCTGTCCTCGATGTGCGGGACGAGGAGGCCGCGGTGGCCTTCCTGCGCACCGCAGACGCCGCCATCAGCGCCGTCCCCTACCGGTTCAACCCTCTCCTCGCTCGGGCCGCCCTTCGGGCTCGGACCTCCCTGTGCGATCTGGGTGGGCATCTCCCCACCACCCGGGAAGTGCTGGCCCTGGATGAGGCGGCCCGGGAGGCCGGGATCTCTCTCATCCCGGATTGCGGGCTGATGCCCGGCCTGGGCAACACCCTGGCGGTCTATGCGATGCGCCGGATGGATCAGCCCCGGCACGTCCGCATCTGGTGCGGTGGGCTCCCTCAGCGCCCCAAGGGTCCCCTGGGCTACCAGCTGTTCTTCCACATCGCCGGCCTGACGGCCGAATACACCGGCAAGGCGGTCTTCCTCCGTCAGGGACGGATCGTGGAGGTCGAGGCCCTGAGCGAACCGGAGACGGTGACCTTCCCACCGCCTGTGGGGACATGTGAGGCCTTCGTCACCTCAGGGGGAACCTCCACCTGCCCCTGGAGCTTCCAGGGGATCCTGGAAACGTATGAGGAAAAAACCGTTCGCTACCCGGGCCATCTGGAACGCATCCGCCTGCTCGCCGAACTGGGATTCCTGGAGACCGAGCCCGTGGAGGTCGACGGCGTCCGCGTGATCCCCCGGGAGGTCTTCCACCGGCTGGTCGAGCCCCGCCTGCAGTTCCCGGAGGATCCCGCCGATGTCGTGGTGCTCCGGGTGACCTGCGAGGGAAGCCACCGCGGGGAGCCGATGACCCTCACCCTGGACCTTATGGATTTCTACGACCCGGAGACCGGCTTCACAGCCATGGAGCGGACCACGGGCGGGCATGCGGCTGTGGTGGCCACGATGATGGCCCGGGGCCAGACCCCAAAGGGAGCCCTGCCGGTGGAACGCGCCGTCGATCCAGAGATCTTCCTCACCGAATGGCTGCGGCGAGGGATCCCCATCCGTGAGACCGTGCAACGGCCGCTGCAGCCGGTCCGGGAAGCGGCGTGA
- a CDS encoding CinA family protein: MEQPEPDRAARVEKGLKERGWRLAVAESCTGGLLSHRLTNVPGSSACFLGGIVAYRNEVKARLLGVREETLRRFGAVSPQVAREMAEGARRLLGADLALAITGVAGPEPVEGQPVGRIYIALAGPSGTQVRRIMGGLHRIENKELAVEAALALLEAFLTGSPPPGEPAEDP, translated from the coding sequence ATGGAGCAACCGGAGCCTGACCGCGCCGCCCGGGTGGAGAAGGGACTGAAGGAACGGGGCTGGCGGCTGGCGGTGGCCGAATCGTGCACAGGGGGATTGCTCAGCCACCGCCTGACCAACGTCCCGGGCAGCTCCGCCTGCTTCCTGGGCGGCATCGTCGCTTACCGAAACGAAGTCAAAGCACGCCTGCTCGGAGTGCGAGAGGAGACGCTGCGCCGCTTCGGGGCGGTCAGCCCCCAGGTGGCCCGAGAGATGGCGGAAGGCGCCCGCCGGCTGCTCGGGGCCGACCTCGCCCTCGCCATCACCGGTGTCGCCGGCCCGGAGCCGGTGGAGGGACAGCCTGTGGGGCGCATCTACATCGCCCTGGCCGGGCCCTCCGGCACGCAGGTTCGTCGCATCATGGGCGGCCTCCACCGCATCGAGAACAAGGAGCTCGCCGTCGAGGCCGCCCTGGCGCTGCTGGAGGCCTTCCTCACCGGCAGCCCGCCTCCCGGGGAACCCGCGGAGGATCCATAG
- a CDS encoding transcriptional regulator — protein sequence MEILDLDPIIHERVRLGIMSLLLQAGELDFGTLKRELGVTDGNLAQHLRVLEEHGLIEVHKAFVGRRPRTTYTLTPEGRRRLREYLERLSALLRSLKKPGARARR from the coding sequence ATGGAGATCCTGGATCTGGACCCCATCATCCACGAGCGGGTGCGTCTGGGGATCATGAGCCTGCTCCTGCAGGCCGGGGAGCTGGATTTCGGGACCCTGAAGCGGGAGCTGGGGGTGACCGACGGCAACCTGGCCCAGCATCTGCGCGTGCTGGAGGAGCACGGCCTCATCGAGGTGCACAAGGCCTTCGTGGGGCGACGACCCCGCACCACCTACACCCTCACCCCGGAGGGCCGCCGCCGGCTGCGGGAATACCTGGAACGCCTGTCCGCCCTGTTGCGGTCCCTGAAAAAGCCCGGCGCGCGCGCCCGGCGCTGA
- a CDS encoding acetamidase/formamidase family protein translates to MPRTHLFPPDRVHYVWNNALSPVLEIDPGDTVIYELRDVTDNQITPASTAEDLTRLDWSRIYPLAGPLLVKGAQPGDVLEVEIVDLHPKGWGWTGIIPGYGLLAEEFEQPYLKIWDLSPGDHTFFREDIRIPLDPFCGTMGVAPREPGEHPVMPPGPFGGNMDIRHLTRGSRLFLPVQVEGALFSVGDAHAAQGDGEICVTAIEAPMYAVLRFHLHKGRSIEEPQFLCPKPLTAKYDEKGYYATTGIAPDLMVAAKKAVRYMIDHISQTYRMSREEAYILASVVVDLKISEVVDKPNWIVTAYLPLSIFR, encoded by the coding sequence ATGCCTCGAACCCATCTGTTCCCGCCCGACCGTGTGCATTACGTGTGGAACAACGCCCTCTCCCCTGTCCTGGAGATTGATCCCGGGGACACCGTGATCTACGAGCTGCGGGATGTCACGGACAACCAGATCACCCCGGCCTCGACGGCGGAGGATCTCACCCGCCTGGACTGGAGCCGGATCTATCCCCTGGCTGGCCCGCTCCTTGTGAAAGGCGCCCAGCCCGGCGACGTGCTGGAGGTGGAGATCGTGGACCTTCACCCGAAGGGCTGGGGGTGGACCGGGATCATCCCCGGCTACGGGCTCCTGGCGGAGGAGTTCGAACAGCCTTATCTGAAGATCTGGGATCTCTCGCCGGGGGATCACACGTTCTTCCGTGAGGATATCCGCATCCCCCTGGATCCTTTCTGTGGGACGATGGGGGTGGCGCCCCGTGAACCCGGCGAGCATCCTGTGATGCCCCCCGGCCCTTTCGGCGGGAACATGGACATCCGTCACCTGACCCGGGGTTCCCGCTTGTTCCTGCCCGTGCAGGTGGAAGGGGCCCTGTTCTCCGTTGGGGACGCCCACGCCGCTCAGGGGGATGGGGAGATCTGCGTCACCGCCATCGAGGCTCCCATGTATGCCGTCCTCCGTTTTCATCTCCATAAGGGGCGCTCCATTGAGGAACCTCAGTTCCTCTGTCCCAAGCCGTTGACCGCCAAATACGACGAGAAGGGCTACTACGCTACCACCGGCATCGCCCCTGATCTCATGGTCGCAGCCAAGAAAGCCGTTCGATATATGATCGATCACATCTCCCAAACCTACCGCATGAGCCGGGAGGAGGCCTACATCCTGGCCAGCGTGGTGGTCGACCTGAAGATCAGCGAGGTGGTCGACAAGCCCAACTGGATCGTCACCGCCTACCTTCCTCTGAGCATCTTCCGCTGA
- a CDS encoding bifunctional phosphoglucose/phosphomannose isomerase, whose protein sequence is MIHLDDPARLRALDAGRMLDLVADLPRQLRAGWELAMAVPLPAGWTASAFDGVVIAGMGGSAIGASLVAALTAGECPIPVTVVRDYALPAFARGPRVLVIASSYSGETEETLEAFETARQRGCALAAVATGGRLAEWAQAWEVPLFRFEPVGQPRAALGYSFSILLGLFHRLGLIPDQQPAIDEAIALMEEDLQRMAPEIPVVQNPAKRMAGQLIGRLPVIFGAGPLAEVARRWKTQINENAKAAAVFEALPEADHNTIVGTEFPAELLSHVMALFLTAPADHPRNALRARITREIFMKKGVNTDLFVGRGSSLIAQAFSLILLGDLISVYLALAYEIDPSPVQVIAELKARLAGG, encoded by the coding sequence ATGATCCATCTGGACGACCCGGCGCGTTTACGGGCGCTGGATGCGGGCCGGATGCTGGACCTGGTGGCGGATCTGCCCCGCCAGCTCCGGGCGGGCTGGGAGCTGGCGATGGCGGTGCCGTTGCCTGCCGGGTGGACAGCCTCGGCCTTCGATGGGGTGGTGATCGCCGGGATGGGCGGCTCGGCCATCGGGGCGTCCCTGGTTGCCGCCCTGACGGCCGGGGAATGCCCGATCCCTGTCACCGTGGTGCGGGATTACGCCCTGCCGGCCTTCGCCCGCGGCCCGCGGGTTCTGGTGATCGCCTCCAGCTATTCCGGGGAGACCGAGGAGACCCTGGAGGCCTTTGAGACCGCCCGGCAGCGGGGATGCGCCCTGGCGGCCGTGGCGACCGGCGGGCGCCTGGCCGAGTGGGCGCAAGCGTGGGAGGTCCCGCTCTTCCGGTTCGAGCCGGTCGGGCAGCCTCGGGCGGCCTTGGGCTATTCTTTTTCCATCCTCCTCGGCCTGTTCCACCGGCTGGGCTTGATCCCGGATCAACAGCCCGCCATCGATGAGGCCATCGCCCTCATGGAGGAGGATCTCCAGCGGATGGCCCCCGAGATCCCGGTCGTCCAGAACCCGGCCAAGCGGATGGCCGGGCAGCTGATCGGCCGCCTCCCCGTGATCTTCGGGGCCGGGCCCCTGGCAGAGGTCGCCCGCCGCTGGAAAACTCAGATCAACGAGAACGCGAAGGCGGCGGCGGTCTTCGAAGCCCTGCCTGAGGCGGATCACAACACCATCGTGGGGACCGAGTTCCCCGCCGAGCTGCTATCCCACGTGATGGCCCTGTTCCTGACCGCGCCTGCGGATCACCCGCGCAACGCCCTGCGGGCTCGCATCACCCGGGAGATTTTCATGAAGAAGGGGGTGAACACGGATCTCTTCGTGGGGCGAGGCTCCAGCCTCATCGCCCAGGCCTTCTCCCTGATCCTGCTGGGGGATCTCATCAGCGTGTATCTGGCCCTGGCCTACGAGATCGATCCGTCGCCGGTGCAGGTGATCGCCGAGCTGAAGGCTCGCCTGGCGGGAGGCTGA
- a CDS encoding DUF86 domain-containing protein translates to MAARKPHGVLLAKLQNLEAYLQELESLVRIPLAEFMGRPYYRRAAERLIQIIVEDAIDCGTLVLDLLGKPIPAASREVFVRLHQAGVLGRSLANRFQEYVGLRNRIVHDYDRIEAPLAYRVGQRLVRDGCS, encoded by the coding sequence ATGGCCGCCCGAAAGCCTCACGGCGTTCTGCTCGCTAAACTTCAGAATCTCGAGGCTTATCTCCAGGAGCTGGAATCCCTGGTGAGGATTCCGCTTGCCGAGTTCATGGGGCGCCCCTACTACCGACGGGCTGCGGAGCGTTTGATCCAGATCATCGTGGAAGATGCCATCGATTGCGGAACGCTTGTGCTGGACCTGCTGGGAAAGCCCATCCCCGCCGCTTCCCGGGAGGTGTTTGTTCGTCTGCATCAGGCCGGCGTTCTGGGGCGCTCGCTGGCCAATCGCTTCCAGGAATATGTGGGATTACGCAACCGGATCGTCCACGACTATGACCGGATAGAGGCTCCGCTCGCTTATCGGGTCGGGCAGCGGTTGGTGCGGGATGGCTGTTCCTAA
- a CDS encoding glycoside hydrolase family 1 protein → MVEFAFHFPSGFLWGTATSSHQVEGDNTNNDWWRWEQEPGRIRDGSRSGRACDWWRNAEADFDRAAAMGQNAHRLSIEWSRIEPREGVFDDAALDRYREMLRGLRERGIEPMVTLHHFTNPLWLAEQGGWESPLTVERFERYVRHAVSALKDLCRLWCTINEPNVLAYMGWNEGKWPPGKRDFGLSMQVLRHLMRAHARAYHVIHELQPEAQVGIAHNMVIFEPAHPASPLDRMIARLHDRMFNRLVLDAMTVGREPGLAPFRTLAALRGTYDFIGLNYYTRRLSAFDRRSPATLFGRTFLNPRGEISDGEYGEVFPEGLYQLLKRLARYGKPIYVTENGIPDADDDQRPRFLVRHLHAMWRAIQQNVPVRGYFHWSLVDNFEWAEGWTLRFGLIEVDPETQARRPRRSADLYAEVCRANALTSETIIRHTPELLEEMFGISIG, encoded by the coding sequence ATGGTGGAGTTCGCCTTTCACTTCCCTTCCGGCTTCCTCTGGGGGACGGCGACCTCCAGCCATCAGGTGGAAGGGGACAACACGAACAACGACTGGTGGCGATGGGAGCAGGAGCCGGGCCGCATCCGCGATGGGAGCCGCTCGGGCCGGGCGTGCGACTGGTGGCGGAACGCGGAGGCGGATTTCGATCGCGCGGCCGCCATGGGCCAGAATGCCCATCGCCTCTCCATTGAGTGGAGCCGCATTGAGCCCCGGGAGGGCGTCTTCGACGACGCCGCCCTGGATCGCTATCGGGAGATGCTACGGGGGCTACGGGAGCGGGGGATCGAGCCGATGGTCACCCTGCACCATTTCACCAACCCCCTCTGGCTGGCCGAGCAAGGCGGCTGGGAGAGCCCCCTCACCGTCGAGCGCTTCGAGCGCTACGTGCGGCACGCGGTCAGCGCGCTGAAGGACCTCTGCCGTCTGTGGTGCACCATCAACGAGCCGAACGTCCTGGCCTACATGGGCTGGAACGAGGGGAAGTGGCCGCCGGGGAAGCGAGACTTCGGCCTCTCCATGCAGGTCCTCCGCCACCTGATGCGGGCCCACGCCCGGGCCTACCATGTCATCCACGAGCTCCAGCCGGAGGCCCAGGTGGGGATCGCCCACAACATGGTGATCTTCGAGCCCGCCCATCCCGCTTCCCCCCTTGACCGCATGATCGCCCGTCTCCACGACCGGATGTTCAACCGCCTGGTCCTGGACGCCATGACCGTGGGTCGGGAGCCCGGCCTGGCCCCTTTCCGCACCCTGGCGGCCCTGCGCGGAACCTATGATTTCATCGGGCTGAACTACTACACCCGACGCCTCTCGGCCTTCGATCGGCGCTCCCCCGCCACCCTGTTCGGCCGGACTTTCCTGAACCCTCGGGGGGAGATCAGCGATGGGGAATACGGGGAGGTATTCCCGGAGGGCCTCTATCAGCTGCTGAAACGCCTGGCCCGTTATGGCAAGCCGATTTATGTGACGGAGAACGGGATCCCGGACGCGGACGACGACCAGCGGCCCCGCTTTCTGGTCCGCCATCTTCATGCCATGTGGCGGGCCATTCAGCAGAACGTCCCGGTGCGGGGCTATTTCCACTGGTCCCTGGTGGATAACTTCGAGTGGGCGGAAGGATGGACGTTGCGCTTCGGGCTGATCGAGGTGGATCCGGAGACCCAGGCGCGGCGGCCGCGCCGCAGCGCCGATCTTTACGCGGAGGTCTGTCGGGCCAACGCCCTCACTTCCGAAACCATCATCCGCCACACCCCGGAGCTCCTGGAGGAAATGTTCGGGATCTCCATAGGCTGA
- a CDS encoding ornithine cyclodeaminase family protein: protein MTLPFFTAEDIRRALPMREAIEAMRAAFIAFSEGRAHIPQRLSISIPEQEGITLVMPGYVPPDALGLKVVSVFPRNPARGLPTLSALVVMLDPETGAPAALLDGAFLTAWRTGAASGLATDLLARPDAESLALIGAGAQARTQLLAVAAVRSLRRVRVYSRTPARAQALIEEMQGQEGIPQDIAVAPTPEAAVAEADIVCTATNSSVPVFDGQALRPGTHINAIGSFTLEMRELDEETFRRAARVVVDSRAAALAEAGEVVWAIRQGILREADLVELGEIAAGRRPGRERPEEITLFKSVGLAVQDLVAAQRVWQRIRT, encoded by the coding sequence ATGACGCTGCCCTTTTTCACCGCGGAGGACATCCGGCGGGCGCTGCCGATGCGCGAAGCCATCGAGGCCATGCGGGCGGCCTTCATCGCCTTCAGCGAGGGACGCGCCCACATCCCGCAACGGCTCTCGATCTCGATCCCGGAGCAGGAGGGCATCACCCTCGTGATGCCCGGCTATGTGCCTCCCGACGCCCTGGGTCTGAAAGTGGTCTCCGTCTTCCCCCGCAACCCGGCCCGCGGGCTCCCTACCCTCTCCGCCCTGGTGGTGATGCTGGACCCGGAGACGGGCGCGCCCGCAGCCCTCCTGGACGGAGCTTTCCTCACCGCATGGCGGACCGGCGCGGCTTCCGGGCTGGCCACGGATCTGCTCGCCCGTCCTGATGCCGAATCCCTCGCCCTGATCGGCGCCGGGGCCCAGGCCCGCACCCAGCTGCTGGCCGTGGCCGCCGTCCGGTCCCTCCGGCGGGTGCGGGTCTACAGCCGCACCCCTGCCCGGGCCCAGGCCCTGATCGAGGAAATGCAGGGGCAGGAGGGCATACCGCAGGACATCGCCGTCGCGCCCACCCCGGAGGCCGCGGTGGCGGAGGCGGACATCGTGTGCACGGCCACCAACTCCTCCGTCCCGGTCTTCGACGGCCAGGCCCTGCGGCCCGGAACCCATATCAACGCCATCGGCTCCTTCACGCTCGAGATGCGCGAACTGGATGAGGAGACCTTCCGCCGGGCCGCCCGGGTGGTGGTGGACTCCCGGGCGGCCGCCCTCGCGGAGGCCGGCGAGGTGGTGTGGGCGATCCGACAGGGGATCCTCCGCGAGGCCGACTTGGTGGAGCTGGGGGAGATCGCCGCGGGCCGGCGTCCCGGCCGCGAGCGGCCGGAAGAGATCACCCTCTTCAAGTCCGTCGGTCTGGCCGTGCAGGACCTGGTGGCTGCTCAACGCGTGTGGCAGCGCATCCGGACATAG